GTCTGTGATACTACAGAACTTGTAAAAGAGGCAAAGAAAGTACACCGACTTGATCCAATAGCGACAACTGTTTTTGGGAAACTATTAACAGTAACAGCTATGATGGGGAAAGATTTGAAAAACGAAAAGGATTTGGTGTCGGTTAAAGTAAATGGTGATGGGCCTTATGGAAATATGCTTGCAACTGGGAATATGAAAGGGGAAGTAAAAGGTTATATTGGAAATCCTGAAGATAAATTTCATCAGATAATTGACGAAAATGGAAATTTTATAAAAGATGAGACTGGGCAAGTGAGATTTATTGGAAATGGAACAATGCAAGTTATAAAGGACTTGGGACTAAGAGATCCGTTTTCTGGCGTTACAAAAATAAATGAAGAGGATATTGCAGATATAATTGCTCATTATTTTCTTTTATCAGAGCAGATAAAATCAGTTGTTGCACTTGGTGTAAAGCTGGATGAAAATGGAGAAGTAAAAAGGGCTGGAGGTTATTTGATACAGCTGTTGCCAGGTGTGGAAGACGGATTTATTGATAAACTGGAAAATAAATTACAGCAGATTAGGACGATTACTGAACTTCTGGAAGGTGGAATGAGCCTTGAGCAGATTGTGGAACTGCTTTATGAGGATATTTCGGTATTTGAGGAAGAGACAGATGTTGATGGTGCTCATAAAAAGGTTTATGTGGAAGATTTTGAAATTTTGGAAAAATCAGAGCTGGAGTATAAATGTAATTGCACTAAAGAGAAGTTTTACAAGGGATTAATCACGCTTGGAAAAGAAGAAATTGATAAAATTCTGGAAGAGGAAGGCAAAATACAAGTAGAATGCCATTTTTGCGGTAAAAAATATGATTTTGGAAAAGAAGATTTTAAAAATTTATAAAATAGATTTGCTTGGAATTATATAGGTTTAAACGATTTTAAATAATTGTAAAAGTAATAATAAAAAAACTGGAAAGGAAGAGAAAATGTCAAAATTAAGAGTAGGAGTAATACGTGGGGGAGTTTCAACTGAAAGAGAAGTTTCTTTAAAGACAGGAAGTGAAATTGTAGCAAACTTGAATAGAGATAAATATGAGGTTTTTGATATTGTAATTGATTCAGAAAAGGAAGTTTTTGAAAAAGTAAAAGACTTGAATCTGGATTTTGTTTATATCGCTTTACACGGTGTATTTGGAGAAGACGGGAGAATACAGGCAATTTTACAAAGTCTGGGAGTGGCTTATAGCGGGCCTGGAGTGATGTCAAGTGCAGTCTGCATGGATAAAGAATTTTCAAAAAGAATTGTGGCTGGATATGGAGTTAGAATTGCAAAATGGAAAAGTGTACGTGTAGGCGAAACTGTTGACTTTGAAACAATAAAAAAAGAATTGGGAAATCGTGTTGTAGTAAAGCCAAATAACGGTGGTTCAAGCATTGGAGTAAGTTTTGTGGAAAATCAGGAAGAACTTGAAAAAGGGCTGGAACTTGTTTTTGGAATGGATAAGGAGGCATTGATTGAAGAAGTTCTGCATGGTGTGGAAATAAGCGTACCTGTGATTGATGGGGAAGTTTTTCCAACACTAAGAATTGAGGCTCTTGCAGGAGATTACTTTGACTATGAATCAAAATATGCAAAAGGTGGGGCAAATGAATATGTATTTGAATTTCCTGAAAAAGTGCAGGCTGAAATTAATAAATTTGCAAAAGACAGTTATTACGGGCTAAAATGTGAAGGATTTGCAAGAATAGACTTTATGGTGGTAAATGAAGAAACGCCATATTTTATGGAAGTAAACACATCGCCAGGAATGACATCTGCCAGCTTATTGCCAAAAAGTACAGCTTCAAAAGGTTATGATTATTCACAGACATTGGACTTATTAATAGAATCTTCAATAAAAGTGGAAAGATAAATAACTTAAAAATTTGAAAAAATATAGAAAATAAAAATATAAAAAGGAAGTGGAAAATATGGAAAGAATAGCAAGTTTTAC
The nucleotide sequence above comes from Leptotrichia trevisanii DSM 22070. Encoded proteins:
- a CDS encoding D-alanine--D-alanine ligase translates to MSKLRVGVIRGGVSTEREVSLKTGSEIVANLNRDKYEVFDIVIDSEKEVFEKVKDLNLDFVYIALHGVFGEDGRIQAILQSLGVAYSGPGVMSSAVCMDKEFSKRIVAGYGVRIAKWKSVRVGETVDFETIKKELGNRVVVKPNNGGSSIGVSFVENQEELEKGLELVFGMDKEALIEEVLHGVEISVPVIDGEVFPTLRIEALAGDYFDYESKYAKGGANEYVFEFPEKVQAEINKFAKDSYYGLKCEGFARIDFMVVNEETPYFMEVNTSPGMTSASLLPKSTASKGYDYSQTLDLLIESSIKVER
- a CDS encoding Hsp33 family molecular chaperone HslO, giving the protein MGKSEIIRGTSKCARFFVCDTTELVKEAKKVHRLDPIATTVFGKLLTVTAMMGKDLKNEKDLVSVKVNGDGPYGNMLATGNMKGEVKGYIGNPEDKFHQIIDENGNFIKDETGQVRFIGNGTMQVIKDLGLRDPFSGVTKINEEDIADIIAHYFLLSEQIKSVVALGVKLDENGEVKRAGGYLIQLLPGVEDGFIDKLENKLQQIRTITELLEGGMSLEQIVELLYEDISVFEEETDVDGAHKKVYVEDFEILEKSELEYKCNCTKEKFYKGLITLGKEEIDKILEEEGKIQVECHFCGKKYDFGKEDFKNL